A region of Vitis riparia cultivar Riparia Gloire de Montpellier isolate 1030 chromosome 1, EGFV_Vit.rip_1.0, whole genome shotgun sequence DNA encodes the following proteins:
- the LOC117926056 gene encoding uncharacterized protein At1g27050 yields MSRKREKPYHSRHALSSIAKRRRPSLPELPDSASRDAPATKHSSPAAVLVIGLSPECSVLDLKSRFEIYGCISRIRIDRDGVGYITFRSKDSADAAITASQDPSFGITIDSKRVQVLLAKDPNSAVGFGSNKDNGSSSKLLRAEVPLSRHGRSNKLVSSSAKPKTDPISGLDVAFKGREMVAYDDIL; encoded by the exons ATGAGCCGCAAGAGAGAGAAACCCTACCACTCTCGCCACGCTCTATCTTCTATCGCAAAACGACGTCGTCCTTCACTTCCCGAGTTACCTGACTCCGCCTCCCGCGATGCGCCCGCCACCAAGCACTCCTCCCCGGCGGCCGTGCTCGTTATCGGCCTCTCTCCAGAGTGTTCCGTCCTCGACCTGAAGTCCCGGTTCGAGATCTACGGCTGCATCTCCCGCATCCGCATCGACCGCGACGGAGTCGGCTACATCACCTTCCGCTCCAAGGACTCTGCCGACGCCGCCATCACCGCCTCTCAAGACCCTTCCTTCGGCATAACCATTGATTCCAAAAGA GTACAGGTCTTATTGGCGAAAGATCCGAATTCAGCAGTCGGGTTTGGTTCGAACAAGGACAATGGGTCCTCATCGAAGCTCTTGCGGGCTGAGGTGCCTCTGAGCAGGCATGGAAGAAGTAATAAGCTTGTTTCAAGTAGTGCGAAGCCCAAGACCGATCCAATTTCAGGTTTAGATGTGGCTTTTAAAGGAAGAGAAATGGTTGCTTATGATGATATTCTGTAG
- the LOC117917589 gene encoding uncharacterized protein LOC117917589, whose amino-acid sequence MAASVSSPPPLPLTVSSRRTHLAIWLHSRSAHNQHRLFKPNPSLALRNSRHSRPPLTISPPHSTPAQASPDEFLDKVGHFEGPPVKFLFWVLFWASLSVAWFAASGDANAAADSIRASSFGLKVASALRSLGWPDEAVVVALATLPVIELRGAIPVGYWMQLKPATLTILSVLGNMIPVPFIILYLKRFATFLAGKNKSASRFLDMLFEKAKEKAGPVEEFQWLGLMLFVAVPFPGTGAWTGAIIASILDMPFWPAVSANFFGVVLAGLLVNLLVNLGLKYAIVTGVILFFISTFMWSVLRSLTKALGSSN is encoded by the exons ATGGCGGCCTCTGTAtcatcaccaccaccactaccCTTAACTGTGTCTTCTAGAAGGACCCATCTCGCAATCTGGCTACATTCCCGCAGTGCCCACAACCAACATCGTCTTTTCAAGCCAAACCCGTCCTTGGCCTTGAGAAATTCACGCCACTCGAGGCCTCCTCTTACCATTTCTCCTCCCCATTCCACTCCTGCGCAAGCCTCTCCAGACGAGTTTCTTGATAAAGTTGGGCACTTTGAGGGTCCGCCTGTGAAATTTTTGTTCTGGGTCTTGTTTTGGGCGTCTCTGTCCGTTGCGTGGTTTGCAGCATCTGGGGATGCTAATGCTGCTGCTGATTCCATCAGAGCTTCCAGCTTCGGTCTCAAGGTTGCGAGCGCCTTGCGGAGCTTGGGCTGGCCTGATGAGGCTGTAGTCGTTGCCCTAGCTACGCTTCCTGTGATTGAGCTTCGTGGGGCTATTCCTGTTGGTTACTGGATGCAACTCAAGCCTGCAACCCTAACTATCCTATCTGTGTTAGG TAACATGATTCCTGTGCCCTTCATTATACTCTATTTGAAGAGATTTGCCACTTTTCTTGCTGGAAAGAACAAGTCAGCGTCTCGGTTTCTCGACATGCTATTTGAGAAGGCCAAAGAGAAGGCTGGCCCTGTGGAAGAGTTTCAATGGCTGGGCCTGATGCTCTTTGTGGCTGTGCCTTTTCCTGGAACTGGAGCATGGACAGGGGCCATCATTGCTTCTATTCTTGATATGCCATTTTGGCCTGCTGTGTCAGCAAATTTCTTTGGCGTTGTGCTGGCTGGACTTCTTGTAAACTTGCTGGTGAACCTTGGTCTCAAGTATGCCATTGTAACTGGTGTTATTCTATTCTTTATTTCCACATTTATGTGGAGTGTCCTCCGAAGTCTCACAAAGGCTTTAGGTTCTTCAAACTAA
- the LOC117917577 gene encoding homeobox-leucine zipper protein HAT5-like isoform X2, producing the protein MDGRKLYGGGSNMAVLLRSKSVVNFEGVGGDDTKDRPFFQTLHEEENGDEDFEGCFHRPEKKRRLTAGQVQFLERNFEVENKLEPERKNQLAKELGLQPRQVAIWFQNRRARFKTKQLEKDYDSLKASYDSLKADYDRILKEKEKLKTELLLLTDKALIGEKEGEKTKALENISPSHAESQKAIPNRVSEHVPPNAPILFCKQEDASSAKSDVFDSDSPLYTDGNHSSLLEPADSSQIFEPDQSEFSQDEEDNLSKSLIPPLCFPKLEDCSYPDPPANACNLGLPAEEQPFWFWSY; encoded by the exons ATGGACGGTAGGAAACTGTATGGTGGCGGTTCAAACATGGCCGTTTTACTTC GTTCTAAATCCGTCGTAAACTTTGAAGGTGTTGGTGGAGACGACACAAAAGATAGGCCATTCTTCCAAACACTCCATGAGGAAGAAAATGGCGATGAGGATTTTGAGGGGTGCTTTCATCGACCCGAGAAGAAAAGGCGGCTCACAGCCGGTCAAGTTCAGTTTCTTGAGAGGAATTTTGAGGTGGAGAATAAGCTTGAACCAGAGAGGAAGAACCAGCTTGCAAAGGAGCTTGGGCTGCAGCCACGGCAGGTTGCAATATGGTTTCAAAACAGACGAGCCCGGTTCAAGACCAAACAGCTGGAGAAGGACTATGATTCTTTGAAAGCTAGCTATGATAGCCTCAAGGCTGACTATGATCGCATcctgaaagagaaggaaaaacttAAAACTGAG CTCCTGTTGCTGACGGACAAAGCGCTGATCGGGGAGAAAGAAGGGGAGAAAACAAAAGCATTGGAGAACATCAGTCCATCACATGCAGAATCTCAGAAAGCAATTCCCAATAGAGTTTCTGAACATGTACCACCCAATGCACCAATCCTCTTCTGTAAACAGGAAGATGCAAGTTCAGCCAAAAGTGATGTTTTTGATTCGGACAGCCCACTCTACACTGATGGGAATCATTCTTCGCTGTTGGAGCCAGCAGATTCCTCTCAGATCTTTGAGCCAGATCAGTCGGAGTTCTCTCAAGACGAAGAAGATAACCTAAGCAAGAGCCTCATCCCTCCACTATGCTTCCCAAAGCTCGAAGACTGCTCTTACCCTGACCCACCTGCAAATGCTTGTAATCTTGGATTGCCGGCTGAAGAGCAGCCCTTTTGGTTCTGGTCTTACTGA
- the LOC117917577 gene encoding homeobox-leucine zipper protein HAT5-like isoform X1, translating to MDGRKLYGGGSNMAVLLRKETLPSPSELVESFWIPDSSTTFLGSKSVVNFEGVGGDDTKDRPFFQTLHEEENGDEDFEGCFHRPEKKRRLTAGQVQFLERNFEVENKLEPERKNQLAKELGLQPRQVAIWFQNRRARFKTKQLEKDYDSLKASYDSLKADYDRILKEKEKLKTELLLLTDKALIGEKEGEKTKALENISPSHAESQKAIPNRVSEHVPPNAPILFCKQEDASSAKSDVFDSDSPLYTDGNHSSLLEPADSSQIFEPDQSEFSQDEEDNLSKSLIPPLCFPKLEDCSYPDPPANACNLGLPAEEQPFWFWSY from the exons ATGGACGGTAGGAAACTGTATGGTGGCGGTTCAAACATGGCCGTTTTACTTCGTAAGGAAACACTTCCCTCTCCTTCAGAGCTTGTTGAATCTTTCTGGATTCCCGATTCTTCCACTACTTTCCTTG GTTCTAAATCCGTCGTAAACTTTGAAGGTGTTGGTGGAGACGACACAAAAGATAGGCCATTCTTCCAAACACTCCATGAGGAAGAAAATGGCGATGAGGATTTTGAGGGGTGCTTTCATCGACCCGAGAAGAAAAGGCGGCTCACAGCCGGTCAAGTTCAGTTTCTTGAGAGGAATTTTGAGGTGGAGAATAAGCTTGAACCAGAGAGGAAGAACCAGCTTGCAAAGGAGCTTGGGCTGCAGCCACGGCAGGTTGCAATATGGTTTCAAAACAGACGAGCCCGGTTCAAGACCAAACAGCTGGAGAAGGACTATGATTCTTTGAAAGCTAGCTATGATAGCCTCAAGGCTGACTATGATCGCATcctgaaagagaaggaaaaacttAAAACTGAG CTCCTGTTGCTGACGGACAAAGCGCTGATCGGGGAGAAAGAAGGGGAGAAAACAAAAGCATTGGAGAACATCAGTCCATCACATGCAGAATCTCAGAAAGCAATTCCCAATAGAGTTTCTGAACATGTACCACCCAATGCACCAATCCTCTTCTGTAAACAGGAAGATGCAAGTTCAGCCAAAAGTGATGTTTTTGATTCGGACAGCCCACTCTACACTGATGGGAATCATTCTTCGCTGTTGGAGCCAGCAGATTCCTCTCAGATCTTTGAGCCAGATCAGTCGGAGTTCTCTCAAGACGAAGAAGATAACCTAAGCAAGAGCCTCATCCCTCCACTATGCTTCCCAAAGCTCGAAGACTGCTCTTACCCTGACCCACCTGCAAATGCTTGTAATCTTGGATTGCCGGCTGAAGAGCAGCCCTTTTGGTTCTGGTCTTACTGA